The stretch of DNA TGCGCGCGTTGACCGTGTCGAGGGACGCGTAGACCACCTCGAGGGGCGTGTGGGTCGCGTTGACGCGCGTGTCGACATGGCTCTCTATGGTCTTGTCGTCGCGATCCTGGTGCCGATCTTCCTGCGGGTGTTCTTCCATTAGCGCCGGGCCCGCCCGTTAACGCGCGCGGCCGGGGGAGACACAGACCACCGTACACTACCTGTTTCAGTGCGCGGCCATCCCCCTACATAGCATCTATGCTATACTGAAGACGGGATAATTATGGGGCACGGACGCAGCCGAACGACGACAGCATCGACGGAGACAGCCCGGACCGGTTCGAGGTTGCGTGACTCCTTTCGTCGTGCACTCGCCGAGGCGCGCCGCGCGGCCGGTCTGACACAAGCTGAGCTCGCCGCCAGGCTCGGCACCACGCAGTCGGCCATCGCCCGGCTTGAGCGCGGCGAAGTGGTCCCGAGTGTCACAACCCTCGCGAAACTCGCGGACGCTCTCGGCATCGAATTCGAAGTCCGTCCCCGGTCCGGTGTCGTCATTCGCGAGCCGTCATCGGCGTTGAGGCTCGTCGACCTCCGCGCCCGCCGAGAAGAGCTGCTTGCCATAGCGGCAAGATACGGAGCACGGAACGTTCGAGTGTTTGGTTCGGTGGCCCGAGGAGACGCACGGCCCGATAGCGATGTTGACTTTCTCGTCGAGCTGGAACCCGACCGGACGGTCCTTGATCTCAGCGGTCTCGTCCTCGATCTCGAGGAAGCACTGGGTCGCAAGGTCCATGTGGTCGAGGTACACCGCCCATCAGATGCCGCCCAGCGAATCGACCATGAGGCCGTTTCTTTGTGATTCATGATTCACGGGAGCACGCTCGGCTCCGGTACATTCGCGAGTGCATCACCCTTATCGAACAGTACACACGCGGCGGTCGCAGGGCGTTCTTCGCCGAGACAATTATTCAGGACGCTGTGCTCCGTCGCCTCGAGACGCTGACGGACGCCATCGGTAAGCTCTCCAACACCCTCAGGGCGCGGCATCCGACGATTCCATGGCGGCAGGTCTACGGCTTTCGAAACATCGCGGCCCACGCGTATGCGGAGATTGACCTGACACGGGTGTGGGAGATTGTTGAGGACTATGCGCCGATGCTCAAATCGGTTGTCGACCGGGAACTCGACACCCGGTAGTGGGTCAGTGGACCCAGTGCCCGACACCCCGGGCCGTTGACGGGTCGCTCCCGCGCCCCGTATAATGAACCCCTGCCTTGCTCGAGGAGGGCATTGAATGCGCACCGAGGTGGTTATTTCCGGCGTCCCGAAGCGGTGGTTTCTGGTTGACGCCAAAGGCCAGGTGCTGGGCCGCCTGGCGAGCCAGGTGGCGGCCGTGCTCAAGGGCAAGAACCGGCCGACGTACGCGCCGTCGACGACAGGGGACTACGTCGTGATCGTGAACGCCGACAAGATCCGGCTGACCGGCCGCAAGGCGCAACAGAAGATCTATTACCGGCACTCCGGCTATCCGGGAGGCCTCCGGGCCACGGCGGCCGGCACGATGCTGCAGCGGCGTCCGGAGTACGTGATCCGCGAAGCGGTGCGGGGCATGCTGCCCAAGAACGTGCTGGGGCGCGCGTGCCTGCGCAAGCTCCGGATCTACCGCGGCGACGGGCACCGGCACGCGGGGCAACAGCCGGCGGCGCTCGCGCTCGCCGGACGCACAGCGAAGGGACGTGACGCGTGATGATGCAGACAGGCCCCGCGGTCATGGCGTCCGGAGGGCGAAAGACGTCGGAGGCTCGGGTGCGTCTCGTGCCGGGGACCGGCGCGATTACCGTCAACGACCGGCCGCTCGAGCAGCACCTTCCCAGGGGACCGTTGCTGACCATCGTCCGCCAGCCCCTGGCCGTCGCCAGCGCCGAGGGGCGGTTCGACGTGATCGTGAGCGTCACGGGCGGCGGCGTCGTCGGTCAGGCCGGCGCGATCCGGCTCGGCATCGCGCGGGCGCTCGTCGCGATCGACCCGGAACTGCGCTCGCCCATGCGGAAGGCCGGGTTTCTCACCCGTGACCCGCGGAAGAAGGAACGGAAGAAGTACGGCCACAAGCGGGCCCGGAAGGGCTTCCAGTACTCCAAGCGTTAGATCGGCGCACCGGGTAGGCCGCGCCGGCCGGGAGGCCGGCGCGACGCAACTCTTACCGTAGGCACAGCACGGGTCGTCGCAGCAGAGGTCGTCGTAGCGCGGCTCCAGTCTGAAGGGCGTTTCTCCCGGGCATACAGTCTGTCGCCTGAGTGAAACGCCGGGGGGGCGGAGCGTGCACCTCGTCGGAGCAATTGTCGTCGCATTGATGCTCGCGCTGGCCGCAGCCGGTCCGGCCGCGGCGGCGGTGCGCTATACCGTGGCGCCGCACGACACCCTTTACAGCATCGCCCGCCGCTTCGAGGTGCCCCTCGCCCTCCTGGTCCGCGCGAACGGGATTCAGGATCCATGGCACATCCGCGTGGGCGAGGTCCTCGTGATCCCCGACCGGCCGGCCGGCACGACGGCGAGGGGAGCCGTGAC from bacterium encodes:
- a CDS encoding helix-turn-helix domain-containing protein, which encodes MRDSFRRALAEARRAAGLTQAELAARLGTTQSAIARLERGEVVPSVTTLAKLADALGIEFEVRPRSGVVIREPSSALRLVDLRARREELLAIAARYGARNVRVFGSVARGDARPDSDVDFLVELEPDRTVLDLSGLVLDLEEALGRKVHVVEVHRPSDAAQRIDHEAVSL
- a CDS encoding HepT-like ribonuclease domain-containing protein → MIHDSREHARLRYIRECITLIEQYTRGGRRAFFAETIIQDAVLRRLETLTDAIGKLSNTLRARHPTIPWRQVYGFRNIAAHAYAEIDLTRVWEIVEDYAPMLKSVVDRELDTR
- the rplM gene encoding 50S ribosomal protein L13; protein product: MRTEVVISGVPKRWFLVDAKGQVLGRLASQVAAVLKGKNRPTYAPSTTGDYVVIVNADKIRLTGRKAQQKIYYRHSGYPGGLRATAAGTMLQRRPEYVIREAVRGMLPKNVLGRACLRKLRIYRGDGHRHAGQQPAALALAGRTAKGRDA
- the rpsI gene encoding 30S ribosomal protein S9 yields the protein MASGGRKTSEARVRLVPGTGAITVNDRPLEQHLPRGPLLTIVRQPLAVASAEGRFDVIVSVTGGGVVGQAGAIRLGIARALVAIDPELRSPMRKAGFLTRDPRKKERKKYGHKRARKGFQYSKR